The Syntrophotalea acetylenivorans genome contains the following window.
ACCGAACCGGTCTCTTCACCGACGGCCAGCATCTGCAACACCAGAGGGGTAAACATCTCGCTGGTGGCGGCACTGCGGGTCAGGGTATCGCCCCGTTCGACACTGTGACGCAGACGTCCGAGTCGTTTTTCGACAAAGGCGTTACCTACCGCTTGGGCGGTAAAGGCCAGAGACTGGATGAGCGGCACCCCTGCGCCGTAGCCCATGGCGAACCCCCGGCAAAAGCGGATCAGGGTAGCGCGATGCAGAATGCTGCCGATCACCGGCAAACGTAACTTAAAACGGTCCCAAACCAACCGCCCGTTTTCGGTGCCGAGATAGGCCCGCCAGGCAAACAGGGCTGCCACCCCGGCGAGCACCATGGCCCACCACCAGCTAACGGCAAAGTTGCTCACTCCAAGGATGATTCGAGTCGGCAGCGGCAGAGCCGCACCCGCTCCCTGATAGAGCTTCTCAAAGGCGGGGATCACAAACAGGGTGATAACAGCCATGGCGATGGAGATAGCCACCACCACAAAAGTCGGATAACGCATGGCCGAACGAATCTGGTCGGCGGTCTCCTTCTCCCGGATCAGGTAGCGGGATATCTGCAGAAAGGACTCTTCGAGTTGCCCCGAGCCTTCTCCGACCTGAACCATGCTGGACAGCAGGGGCGGAAAGACTTTGGGATGGCGCCTTAAGGAGCCGGACAGATCCCGGCCGCTCTCCAGGTCCTCGGCCACTGCCTGCAGAGTCGTTGCCATAGCAGGCTTTCTTATCATCTCTGACAAACCGCGCAACGCCCTGAGCATCGGCACCCCGGATTTGATCAGGGTATACATCTGCCGGCAGAAAAGGATCAGGTCATCGATATCCACCCGCCCTTGCCGGGCAGATGCCAGACGCGCAACAACCTGCTCAAAGGGCGACACGCCGGCTTTGAGTTCGTTGATCGCCACCGGAGTCGCCCCGTTGGCCAACAGCTGGTCGGCCGCACCGGCGGCTGAAACAGCTTCCAGACGCCCCTCCAGCAACTGTCCGGAGTGGCTACGGGCTTTGTACGAAAACTGCGCCATCGTCGTTTATTTCATCGTTGGAAAGGGGGTTTGTCAATAAGTCGAGGTCAACATTTGCATCGACCTGGCCGGCGACCCGCAATACCTCTTCCATGCTGGTGATACCGCTCCGAGCATAATCAAAGGCAGCCAGCGTCAGCGGCTTGAAGCCAGGCTGAAGTCGGGCCAGTTCGGCAAAACCGGCAGCATCTCCCCGACGCAGGGCGTCCGCCAACAAGGTATCTATTTCGAGTAATTCAAACACGCCGATACGTCCCTGGTAGCCACTGTTGTGACATTGATGACACCCGGCCCCCCGCTTGAAGGAGAGCTGTCCGGCACCTTGGCCGACAACCTTATCCAACCAGTTACGCATCGACTCATCCAAAGGATCGTCTTCGATGCAAGTGTCACAGATCCGCCGCACCAACCGCTGGGCAAGTATGGCTTGCAGGGCGCTGCCGACCACGAATCCCTCGGCCCCCATATCGAGCAGGCGTAAAGCGGTGCTGACCGCATCGTTGGTGTGCAGGGTCGACAACACCAGGTGACCGGTCATGGCAGCCCGCAGGCCAATCTCGGCGGTTTCCTGATCGCGCATCTCGCCAACCATGACCACGTCCGGATCCTGACGCAGGGCAGCGCGTAGCACGCGGGCAAAAGACAAACCGATCTTTTCGTGGGTCTGCACCTGGTTAACCCGCGGCAAGCGGTATTCCACCGGGTCTTCGACAGTAATGATCTTTTTTTCGCTGCGGTTCAGTTCGTTTAAGGCACCGTACAGGGTAGTCGTCTTACCGCTGCCGGTGGGACCGGTGACCAACAGCAAGCCGTGAGGCCTTCGCACCAGGGATCGGAAGCGATTGAGCAGCTCCTCGGGCATCCCGACCTTCTCCATGCTGAGCAACCCGCCGGATTGATCGAGAAGACGCATAACCACCGATTCTCCGTACTGCAACGGCATGGTGGATAAACGCACATCGATGGAGCGACCCCGTACCTTGATATTAAAGCGGCCGTCCTGCGGCAGGCGTCGCTCAGAAATATCGAGGCCGCTCATCAGCTTGAGACGCGACACCAAGGCGCTGGCAATGCGTTTTTCCTTCATCACCTGCTCATGCAGCATGCCATCTATACGCTGGCGCAGGCGCAGTACCGTTTCGTCCGGCTCGATGTGAATATCCGAAGAACCAACCTGCACCGCATCCTCGAACAGAGAACGCAGCAACCGAACCACCGGCGCATCTTCCAGCTCGGCATCGGACAACAGGTTTTCAAGGTCGAAGGCGCCGTCGGCTAACTCTTCA
Protein-coding sequences here:
- a CDS encoding type II secretion system F family protein; translation: MAQFSYKARSHSGQLLEGRLEAVSAAGAADQLLANGATPVAINELKAGVSPFEQVVARLASARQGRVDIDDLILFCRQMYTLIKSGVPMLRALRGLSEMIRKPAMATTLQAVAEDLESGRDLSGSLRRHPKVFPPLLSSMVQVGEGSGQLEESFLQISRYLIREKETADQIRSAMRYPTFVVVAISIAMAVITLFVIPAFEKLYQGAGAALPLPTRIILGVSNFAVSWWWAMVLAGVAALFAWRAYLGTENGRLVWDRFKLRLPVIGSILHRATLIRFCRGFAMGYGAGVPLIQSLAFTAQAVGNAFVEKRLGRLRHSVERGDTLTRSAATSEMFTPLVLQMLAVGEETGSVDTMLVEVAEFYEREVEYDVSRLASSIEPLLIVLIGAMVLVLALGVFLPMWNMATVMRGG
- a CDS encoding GspE/PulE family protein — protein: MAIPKKIRIGELLVGHDIISEDQLQTALATQKTRGTKLGNTLIELGYISESGFLKFLAQQLKVPFVDLKHYQYRPEAVQSLSEIHARRYRALVLEDNASGLLVGMADPTDIYSYDELCQLLKRPIQQAVVREADLLATIDTVYRRTDEIINLAGELDEELADGAFDLENLLSDAELEDAPVVRLLRSLFEDAVQVGSSDIHIEPDETVLRLRQRIDGMLHEQVMKEKRIASALVSRLKLMSGLDISERRLPQDGRFNIKVRGRSIDVRLSTMPLQYGESVVMRLLDQSGGLLSMEKVGMPEELLNRFRSLVRRPHGLLLVTGPTGSGKTTTLYGALNELNRSEKKIITVEDPVEYRLPRVNQVQTHEKIGLSFARVLRAALRQDPDVVMVGEMRDQETAEIGLRAAMTGHLVLSTLHTNDAVSTALRLLDMGAEGFVVGSALQAILAQRLVRRICDTCIEDDPLDESMRNWLDKVVGQGAGQLSFKRGAGCHQCHNSGYQGRIGVFELLEIDTLLADALRRGDAAGFAELARLQPGFKPLTLAAFDYARSGITSMEEVLRVAGQVDANVDLDLLTNPLSNDEINDDGAVFVQSP